A genomic stretch from Halococcus sediminicola includes:
- a CDS encoding DUF3006 domain-containing protein, with the protein MATGEYRGVLDRFEDDLAVVLLERDGDTIGDIALPREQLPEDGRHQDALFAIEMEGETVQTISYCPEETRKQAEQAQSRFDRLSQRPPGSDEEN; encoded by the coding sequence ATGGCGACCGGAGAGTACCGCGGAGTACTGGACCGCTTCGAGGACGACCTCGCAGTGGTGCTGCTCGAACGCGATGGGGACACGATAGGGGATATCGCACTCCCTCGAGAGCAACTGCCCGAAGACGGTCGTCATCAGGACGCACTCTTCGCGATCGAGATGGAGGGCGAGACGGTCCAAACCATCTCATACTGCCCAGAAGAAACACGCAAGCAGGCAGAGCAGGCTCAGTCACGATTCGACCGCCTCTCGCAGCGGCCGCCGGGAAGTGACGAAGAGAATTGA
- a CDS encoding ribbon-helix-helix domain-containing protein has product MPKISVDVPQELLDDLDEHVGEGGKFVNRSDAIRASMRKTLDILDDIDSRHGRLEREEQP; this is encoded by the coding sequence ATGCCAAAGATTAGCGTTGATGTTCCACAGGAGTTGCTTGATGATCTCGATGAGCATGTCGGAGAAGGGGGAAAGTTCGTGAACCGGAGTGATGCAATCCGCGCGTCTATGCGCAAAACGCTCGATATTTTAGACGATATTGATAGTCGACATGGACGACTCGAACGCGAAGAGCAACCTTGA